In a genomic window of Caloenas nicobarica isolate bCalNic1 chromosome 1, bCalNic1.hap1, whole genome shotgun sequence:
- the STMP1 gene encoding short transmembrane mitochondrial protein 1, with amino-acid sequence MLQFLVGFTLGNVVGMYLAQNYDIPNIAKKLEEFKKDVEAKKKPPSDKS; translated from the exons gTTGGTTTTACTCTTGGCAATGTGGTTGGGATGTATCTGGCTCAGAACTATGAT ATTCCTAACATTGCAAAGAAGCTTGAagaatttaagaaggatgtggaAGCTAAGAAGAAACCTCCCAGCGACAAGTCCTAA